In a single window of the Nicotiana tomentosiformis chromosome 8, ASM39032v3, whole genome shotgun sequence genome:
- the LOC104112045 gene encoding uncharacterized protein isoform X2, whose amino-acid sequence MSSSAIEPESPDLVCQLDKVQGVVDALTSVRWKRHQDAVVELSEHGIVLIVEETACLQAKVYLQREDIQVLLKYAILVLICNFFSSACTYAEIRTRIPDTISWDYNFEPAGSTPLSFTVKSAALKEAIDDLEWPGSSIHLILQPTPPSVTFRGEGHGDLQIDLMCYANTDLLVAFHCDRQVSHRYKYKFLCATTSNIPSSVIRDNRGSKLTIGRGGMLKVQHLVSVAKPVMPQPHIDSAGYQQPSRIAYIEFFVKPEVDDDGANDT is encoded by the exons atgagctCGTCGGCGATTGAGCCGGAATCTCCCGATCTAGTGTGCCAACTTGACAAGGTTCAAGGCGTCGTCGACGCCCTCACCTCCGTCCGCTGGAAACGCCACCAG GATGCAGTTGTGGAGCTTTCGGAACACGGCATAGTGTTAATTGTTGAGGAAACCGCTTGTCTTCAGGCCAAAGTTTACTTGCAACGAGAG GACATTCAAGTGCTATTGAAATATGCTATCCTGGTCCTGATATGCAACTTCTTCTCAA GTGCTTGTACTTACGCGGAAATCAGAACAAGGATTCCTGATACAATATCATGGGACTACAATTTTGAACCTGCTGGAAGCACTCCTCTCAGTTTTACCGTGAAG TCTGCAGCTCTAAAGGAAGCCATAGATGACCTTGAGTGGCCAGGATCAAGCATTCATCTAATCCTACAGCCTACACCACCATCAGTTACCTTTAGAGGTGAAGGTCATGGTGACTTACAG ATAGACTTAATGTGTTATGCGAACACTGATCTTCTGGTTGCATTTCATTGTGATCGTCAAGTCTCTCACAG GTATAAATACAAATTTCTCTGTGCTACAACCTCAAACATACCCAGCAGTGTCATCCGGGATAATCGAGGAAGTAAGCTGACCATTGGGAGAGGGGGAATGCTCAAAGTTCAGCATCTGGTCTCAGTTGCAAAACCAGTAATGCCTCAACCACATATTGATTCTGCTGGCTATCAGCAACCCAGCCGTATTGCATATATTGAATTCTTTGTTAAGCCAGAGGTTGATGATGACGGTGCAAATGATACATAG
- the LOC104112045 gene encoding uncharacterized protein isoform X1, which produces MSSSAIEPESPDLVCQLDKVQGVVDALTSVRWKRHQDAVVELSEHGIVLIVEETACLQAKVYLQRELFVRYEYSAEGRPRFGVSLGLFVDCLNTFSVPGHSSAIEICYPGPDMQLLLKSVDSSGACTYAEIRTRIPDTISWDYNFEPAGSTPLSFTVKSAALKEAIDDLEWPGSSIHLILQPTPPSVTFRGEGHGDLQIDLMCYANTDLLVAFHCDRQVSHRYKYKFLCATTSNIPSSVIRDNRGSKLTIGRGGMLKVQHLVSVAKPVMPQPHIDSAGYQQPSRIAYIEFFVKPEVDDDGANDT; this is translated from the exons atgagctCGTCGGCGATTGAGCCGGAATCTCCCGATCTAGTGTGCCAACTTGACAAGGTTCAAGGCGTCGTCGACGCCCTCACCTCCGTCCGCTGGAAACGCCACCAG GATGCAGTTGTGGAGCTTTCGGAACACGGCATAGTGTTAATTGTTGAGGAAACCGCTTGTCTTCAGGCCAAAGTTTACTTGCAACGAGAG TTATTTGTTCGTTATGAATATAGCGCAGAAGGGAGGCCGCGTTTCGGAGTGAGCTTAGGTTTATTTGTTGATTGCTTGAATACGTTTTCGGTTCCAGGACATTCAAGTGCTATTGAAATATGCTATCCTGGTCCTGATATGCAACTTCTTCTCAA GTCTGTTGACTCTTCAGGTGCTTGTACTTACGCGGAAATCAGAACAAGGATTCCTGATACAATATCATGGGACTACAATTTTGAACCTGCTGGAAGCACTCCTCTCAGTTTTACCGTGAAG TCTGCAGCTCTAAAGGAAGCCATAGATGACCTTGAGTGGCCAGGATCAAGCATTCATCTAATCCTACAGCCTACACCACCATCAGTTACCTTTAGAGGTGAAGGTCATGGTGACTTACAG ATAGACTTAATGTGTTATGCGAACACTGATCTTCTGGTTGCATTTCATTGTGATCGTCAAGTCTCTCACAG GTATAAATACAAATTTCTCTGTGCTACAACCTCAAACATACCCAGCAGTGTCATCCGGGATAATCGAGGAAGTAAGCTGACCATTGGGAGAGGGGGAATGCTCAAAGTTCAGCATCTGGTCTCAGTTGCAAAACCAGTAATGCCTCAACCACATATTGATTCTGCTGGCTATCAGCAACCCAGCCGTATTGCATATATTGAATTCTTTGTTAAGCCAGAGGTTGATGATGACGGTGCAAATGATACATAG
- the LOC104112045 gene encoding uncharacterized protein isoform X3, whose amino-acid sequence MQLLLKSVDSSGACTYAEIRTRIPDTISWDYNFEPAGSTPLSFTVKSAALKEAIDDLEWPGSSIHLILQPTPPSVTFRGEGHGDLQIDLMCYANTDLLVAFHCDRQVSHRYKYKFLCATTSNIPSSVIRDNRGSKLTIGRGGMLKVQHLVSVAKPVMPQPHIDSAGYQQPSRIAYIEFFVKPEVDDDGANDT is encoded by the exons ATGCAACTTCTTCTCAA GTCTGTTGACTCTTCAGGTGCTTGTACTTACGCGGAAATCAGAACAAGGATTCCTGATACAATATCATGGGACTACAATTTTGAACCTGCTGGAAGCACTCCTCTCAGTTTTACCGTGAAG TCTGCAGCTCTAAAGGAAGCCATAGATGACCTTGAGTGGCCAGGATCAAGCATTCATCTAATCCTACAGCCTACACCACCATCAGTTACCTTTAGAGGTGAAGGTCATGGTGACTTACAG ATAGACTTAATGTGTTATGCGAACACTGATCTTCTGGTTGCATTTCATTGTGATCGTCAAGTCTCTCACAG GTATAAATACAAATTTCTCTGTGCTACAACCTCAAACATACCCAGCAGTGTCATCCGGGATAATCGAGGAAGTAAGCTGACCATTGGGAGAGGGGGAATGCTCAAAGTTCAGCATCTGGTCTCAGTTGCAAAACCAGTAATGCCTCAACCACATATTGATTCTGCTGGCTATCAGCAACCCAGCCGTATTGCATATATTGAATTCTTTGTTAAGCCAGAGGTTGATGATGACGGTGCAAATGATACATAG